The Streptococcus sp. S5 genome contains a region encoding:
- the gloA gene encoding lactoylglutathione lyase yields MSSKMLHTCLRVENLEKSIAFYQDAFGFEEKRRKDFPDYKFTIVYLGLPGDDYELELTYNYDHGPYVIGDGYAHVALSTPDLEGLNAEHKAKGYEVTEPKGLPGTQPNYYFVVDPDGYKVEVIREK; encoded by the coding sequence ATGAGTTCAAAAATGTTACACACTTGCCTTCGTGTGGAAAACTTAGAAAAATCAATCGCTTTTTACCAAGATGCATTTGGTTTTGAAGAAAAACGCCGGAAAGATTTCCCAGACTACAAGTTCACTATCGTGTACTTAGGCCTGCCTGGAGATGACTATGAGTTAGAATTGACTTATAATTACGATCATGGTCCCTATGTGATTGGAGACGGCTATGCTCACGTGGCATTGAGTACTCCTGATCTAGAAGGTTTGAATGCTGAACACAAGGCTAAAGGCTATGAAGTGACAGAACCAAAAGGTCTTCCAGGAACACAACCGAATTACTATTTTGTTGTAGATCCAGATGGTTATAAGGTAGAAGTCATTCGCGAAAAATAA
- a CDS encoding DEAD/DEAH box helicase has product MKEQFPQTWKDQLETLGFDAFTEIQEQIFSPIYEGENVLGISPTGTGKTLAYLFPSLLKLKPKKAQQLLILAPNTELAGQIFDVTKQWADPLGLQTQLFLSGSSQKRQIERLKKGPEILVGTPGRIFELIKLKKIKMMNVETIILDEFDQLLSDSQYHFVDKINHYVPRDHQYIYMSATAKVDPDQLEENTLRVTVDGVSLDNIQHFYMQVDKRDKVELLRKLAYVEDFRGLAFFNSLSDLGSAEEKLQYRGVEAVSLASDVNVKYRKVILERFKDHQLTLLLATDLVARGIDIEHLECVINYDIPRDVETYTHRAGRTGRMGRDGYVITFITHSEELKSLKKYASVRELVLKNSELFLNE; this is encoded by the coding sequence ATGAAAGAACAATTTCCACAAACCTGGAAAGACCAGTTAGAAACACTCGGATTTGATGCATTCACTGAAATTCAGGAACAGATCTTCTCCCCTATCTATGAAGGAGAAAATGTCCTCGGGATCAGTCCTACCGGTACTGGTAAGACACTTGCCTACCTCTTTCCGAGCTTGCTCAAACTCAAACCGAAGAAGGCCCAACAACTCTTGATTTTGGCTCCTAACACAGAGTTAGCAGGACAAATTTTTGATGTCACCAAACAATGGGCAGATCCTCTCGGTCTCCAGACACAACTCTTCCTTTCAGGATCTAGTCAAAAACGGCAAATCGAACGCCTCAAAAAAGGACCCGAAATCCTGGTTGGGACGCCTGGTCGGATCTTTGAACTGATCAAGCTGAAAAAGATCAAAATGATGAATGTGGAAACCATCATTTTAGATGAATTCGACCAATTACTGAGCGATTCTCAGTACCACTTCGTCGACAAGATCAACCACTATGTTCCCCGTGACCACCAATATATCTACATGAGCGCCACAGCCAAGGTCGATCCAGACCAATTAGAGGAAAATACTCTTCGCGTTACGGTTGATGGAGTTTCTTTGGACAATATCCAACATTTTTATATGCAAGTGGATAAGCGGGACAAGGTCGAATTGCTCCGCAAACTCGCCTACGTCGAAGATTTTCGTGGTCTGGCTTTTTTCAATAGCCTGTCTGATCTGGGTAGTGCTGAGGAAAAACTACAATACCGTGGTGTTGAGGCTGTATCGCTCGCCAGTGATGTCAATGTCAAATACCGCAAGGTCATTCTGGAACGCTTCAAAGACCATCAGCTGACCCTCTTGCTGGCCACCGATTTAGTCGCTCGTGGAATCGACATTGAACATCTTGAGTGTGTGATTAACTACGATATTCCTCGTGATGTGGAGACCTATACCCACCGTGCCGGTCGAACAGGACGAATGGGGCGTGATGGCTATGTAATCACCTTTATCACCCACTCAGAAGAACTCAAATCCTTAAAAAAATACGCTTCTGTCCGTGAACTAGTTTTAAAAAATTCCGAACTCTTTTTAAATGAATAA
- a CDS encoding polysaccharide deacetylase family protein — translation MRFKHTKTILLIIINLLFLSLLYIGYQKIQRLREQKAYQDQFAKVTQLEKSSEKGKDAQVQEGILGTSYVTAFYPTKDGQPVEIIKEKIQEDLQRLGTDEKTKEPKHLTFYHSEEAEAPFVGYHPIQIKRAEYQYKKGKFIKDETVKLPLFYLDDEDNPLTLSQVFADPDGAKQIFLEELRGNLAFRQLDEESIDQMVAHFSELDLSQWEFQYEKGNFTIPFPSKVKGDDTFTVPLSKFYDVIDSERLLPDDLASYESYIEERHRKMIALTFDDGPDPTTTPQALAILKKYNAKATFFMVGKNVSANPDIAKQVRKEGHQIGNHTWDHPQLPKLSLDNAKKEILDTQEAIQKATGVQTKITRPPYGAINSAIQYGVDQSFIMWDVDSLDWKTHNTTAILNEVKKEVKPGSIILMHDIHQTTIDALPTVLDYLKSQGYTFVTVDELLDYQLESHRIYYNGN, via the coding sequence ATGAGATTCAAACACACGAAAACTATTTTATTAATCATTATAAATCTCCTTTTTCTGAGTCTTTTGTATATCGGGTATCAAAAGATTCAAAGGCTTCGTGAGCAAAAAGCCTATCAAGATCAGTTTGCTAAGGTTACCCAACTAGAGAAAAGCTCTGAAAAAGGAAAAGATGCCCAGGTTCAGGAAGGAATTTTAGGAACTTCTTATGTGACTGCTTTTTATCCTACTAAGGATGGACAGCCTGTTGAGATTATTAAAGAGAAGATCCAAGAAGACCTTCAGCGTCTAGGAACCGATGAGAAAACCAAAGAGCCTAAGCATCTGACCTTCTACCATAGTGAAGAAGCAGAAGCACCTTTTGTTGGTTATCATCCTATCCAAATTAAACGGGCTGAATACCAGTACAAAAAAGGAAAATTCATCAAAGATGAGACGGTGAAGTTGCCTCTCTTTTACTTGGATGATGAGGACAATCCTTTGACCCTGAGCCAGGTTTTTGCGGATCCAGATGGAGCCAAACAGATCTTTTTGGAGGAACTACGAGGGAATCTAGCCTTTCGTCAGCTAGATGAGGAAAGCATTGATCAAATGGTTGCCCACTTCTCAGAGTTGGACTTGAGCCAATGGGAATTCCAATATGAAAAAGGGAATTTCACCATCCCGTTTCCAAGCAAGGTCAAGGGAGATGATACCTTTACTGTTCCCTTATCTAAATTCTATGATGTGATCGATTCAGAGCGCTTGCTTCCTGATGATCTAGCTTCTTACGAATCCTATATAGAAGAACGCCACCGTAAGATGATTGCTCTGACTTTTGATGATGGACCAGATCCAACCACGACTCCTCAGGCGCTGGCCATCTTAAAGAAATACAATGCTAAAGCTACCTTCTTTATGGTTGGAAAAAATGTCAGCGCGAATCCGGATATTGCTAAGCAAGTCCGCAAAGAAGGTCATCAAATCGGGAACCATACCTGGGATCATCCTCAGTTGCCAAAATTGAGCTTGGATAATGCTAAAAAAGAGATCTTGGATACCCAAGAAGCTATTCAAAAAGCGACAGGTGTGCAGACCAAGATTACCCGTCCTCCGTATGGAGCCATCAATAGTGCCATCCAATACGGTGTCGACCAATCCTTCATCATGTGGGATGTGGATAGCCTAGATTGGAAGACGCATAATACGACGGCTATTCTCAATGAAGTGAAAAAAGAAGTCAAACCGGGTTCGATTATCCTCATGCATGATATCCATCAAACCACGATTGATGCTCTACCGACCGTCCTTGACTACCTCAAATCACAAGGCTATACTTTTGTAACGGTGGATGAATTGTTGGATTATCAACTTGAAAGCCATCGCATCTATTACAATGGAAATTAA
- a CDS encoding Gfo/Idh/MocA family protein, whose translation MLKLGIIGTSWISHEFITAAHQTGHYHLHAVYSRKMKTAQEFCEPYGAVSCYTDFIDFLDSELDVIYIASPNSLHFAQAKLAILAKKHVIIEKPAVTKPSEWKELVKLAKEHQVYLFEAARNYQEAAFQVVKDFLSNQEILGANFTFAKYSSKLPALLAGEMPNIFSDVYAGGALMDLGVYCLYLAIGFFGEPISSHYTAQQLPNSVDLYGQGVLIYPEFQVAIQAGKNITSHLPAEIYTKTGTLTLNAVAAINQARFVSHSGEVIDLPIQPCPHQMQEEAEAFALAIAHQKPAAYLEWLQTAEQVHETLYHMRQSAGIQFKDEKE comes from the coding sequence ATGTTAAAGCTGGGAATTATTGGTACGAGTTGGATTTCACATGAATTTATTACAGCTGCTCATCAGACAGGCCACTATCACTTGCATGCTGTGTATTCGAGAAAGATGAAGACAGCTCAAGAGTTTTGTGAGCCTTATGGGGCGGTCTCTTGCTACACGGATTTCATCGACTTCTTAGACAGTGAGCTGGATGTGATTTACATTGCTAGCCCCAATTCTCTTCATTTCGCTCAGGCCAAGCTTGCTATTCTGGCCAAGAAGCATGTCATCATTGAAAAACCGGCTGTGACCAAGCCTTCTGAATGGAAGGAGCTGGTCAAGCTCGCTAAGGAGCACCAGGTCTATCTCTTTGAAGCTGCCAGAAATTACCAAGAAGCAGCCTTTCAAGTAGTTAAAGACTTCCTCTCTAATCAGGAAATACTGGGCGCCAACTTCACCTTTGCCAAATATTCTTCCAAATTGCCAGCCCTTCTTGCAGGTGAGATGCCCAATATTTTCTCAGATGTCTATGCAGGTGGAGCTTTGATGGATCTGGGTGTCTACTGCCTCTACTTGGCGATTGGCTTCTTTGGAGAACCGATCTCCAGTCACTACACCGCTCAGCAATTACCCAATTCGGTTGATCTCTATGGTCAAGGTGTCTTGATTTATCCAGAGTTTCAGGTTGCCATTCAGGCAGGGAAAAATATCACCAGCCATCTACCTGCTGAAATCTACACCAAGACTGGAACGCTGACTCTCAATGCTGTAGCAGCCATCAACCAGGCTCGCTTCGTCAGCCATTCTGGGGAAGTTATCGACCTTCCGATCCAGCCCTGCCCGCACCAAATGCAAGAAGAGGCGGAAGCCTTTGCCCTTGCCATCGCTCATCAAAAGCCAGCTGCTTATCTTGAATGGTTACAAACAGCTGAGCAGGTCCATGAAACCCTCTACCATATGCGTCAAAGCGCTGGAATACAATTTAAGGATGAAAAAGAATGA
- a CDS encoding glycosyltransferase family 2 protein — MRNSELLIIIPAYNESGNIEKTIKMIEEHTPEFDYVIINDCSTDHTLEICRNNNFNVIDLPINLGIGGAVQTGYQYAVKNGYQYAVQVDGDGQHNPEFIRKMLQVLQEKNVNMVIGSRFIENQGFQSSFARRIGISFFEKLIKILTGQKVTDPTSGLRVADRKVIEEFAKQYPSDYPEPETIVSLLTSGYSVAEVPVLMNEREHGESSITFSKSVYYMIKVTMAMLLARIGGGYKK, encoded by the coding sequence TTGAGAAATTCAGAATTACTGATCATTATTCCTGCTTATAATGAGAGTGGAAATATTGAAAAAACAATCAAGATGATTGAAGAACATACACCTGAATTTGATTATGTCATTATCAATGATTGTTCTACAGATCATACACTTGAAATTTGTCGCAATAACAACTTTAACGTTATCGATTTACCGATTAATTTAGGAATTGGTGGTGCTGTCCAGACTGGTTATCAATATGCAGTTAAAAATGGCTATCAATATGCTGTTCAAGTGGATGGAGATGGTCAGCATAATCCTGAATTTATCAGAAAGATGCTTCAAGTCCTTCAAGAGAAGAATGTGAACATGGTGATTGGCTCTCGTTTCATTGAAAATCAAGGTTTCCAATCCTCCTTCGCGCGACGGATTGGAATTTCATTTTTTGAAAAATTAATTAAGATTTTAACCGGTCAAAAGGTAACAGATCCAACCTCAGGATTGCGAGTGGCTGATCGAAAGGTGATTGAAGAATTTGCTAAACAATATCCAAGTGATTATCCAGAACCAGAGACGATTGTGTCCCTCTTAACCTCAGGCTATTCCGTTGCAGAAGTGCCGGTCTTGATGAACGAGCGAGAACATGGAGAATCATCGATTACATTCAGTAAGTCTGTTTACTATATGATCAAAGTGACAATGGCAATGCTATTGGCTAGAATTGGTGGAGGATATAAGAAATAA
- a CDS encoding sensor histidine kinase, which yields MLTRIKKTVGEDDFSYFIRYFGLFTLIFSAMTLIIIQVMRSSLYTTVDENLKTLSQDPYSLVAIAYRDQRQSNTKGDDNDHEMMIPDHDKSEPKGDVTSNTTVVLLNKKYENLTTGNGFLNFKTVTFGRKLLNKVSQLQITNSYGKKESYRAYMAELSLSDDESDSDIKYAVVMTNISQLEQTSEEHESQIALVMICFWGISLFASLFLARLSVKPLLESMQKQKSFVENASHELRTPLAVLQNRLETLFRKPEATIMESSESIASSLDEVRNMKLLTTNLLNIARRDDGLKPEMEDIEPSFFDQTFSNFEIIAEENDKIFRGDNQVDKVICSDRTLLKQLMTILYDNALKYTDEDGEIQFEVQLKDKNLLLRVLDNGPGIRDEDKKRIFDRFYRVDKARTRQKGGFGLGLSLAKQIVEAFKGTIQVKDNKPKGTIFEVKLSIKTESRKKNR from the coding sequence ATGCTAACCAGAATTAAGAAAACCGTCGGGGAAGATGATTTTTCCTACTTCATCCGATATTTTGGGCTCTTTACTTTGATATTCTCAGCCATGACCCTGATTATTATCCAGGTCATGCGCTCGAGTCTCTATACAACGGTCGATGAGAACCTCAAGACTCTCAGTCAGGATCCCTACTCACTTGTAGCGATTGCTTATCGAGACCAGCGACAGTCAAATACCAAAGGAGATGATAATGATCATGAGATGATGATCCCAGATCATGATAAATCAGAACCTAAAGGGGATGTCACATCCAATACCACTGTTGTTTTGCTCAATAAAAAATATGAAAACTTGACAACCGGTAATGGGTTTTTAAACTTCAAAACGGTGACGTTTGGTCGAAAGCTCCTCAACAAGGTTTCCCAGCTTCAAATTACAAATAGCTATGGGAAAAAAGAAAGTTACCGGGCCTATATGGCAGAGTTGAGTTTATCTGATGATGAAAGTGATAGTGACATCAAGTATGCGGTTGTCATGACCAATATTAGTCAGCTAGAGCAGACCAGTGAGGAACATGAAAGCCAGATCGCTCTTGTCATGATTTGCTTCTGGGGAATCTCCTTGTTTGCGAGTCTCTTCCTTGCCCGTCTCAGCGTTAAGCCGCTGCTTGAGAGTATGCAAAAGCAAAAGTCTTTTGTAGAAAATGCTTCTCATGAGTTGCGGACGCCTCTAGCAGTCTTACAAAATCGCCTCGAAACGCTTTTTAGAAAGCCTGAAGCGACCATTATGGAATCGAGCGAGAGCATTGCATCTAGCTTAGATGAAGTTCGAAATATGAAGCTCTTGACCACCAACCTTCTCAATATCGCCCGAAGAGATGATGGCTTGAAGCCAGAGATGGAAGACATCGAACCAAGCTTTTTCGATCAGACCTTCTCGAATTTTGAGATCATTGCGGAAGAAAATGACAAAATCTTCCGAGGAGACAATCAGGTGGACAAAGTCATTTGTTCTGATAGAACGCTCCTCAAGCAATTGATGACCATTCTCTATGATAATGCCTTGAAATATACCGATGAAGATGGCGAGATCCAGTTTGAAGTTCAATTGAAGGACAAAAATCTACTTTTGAGGGTGCTGGATAATGGTCCAGGGATTCGAGATGAGGATAAGAAACGGATCTTTGATCGTTTTTACCGGGTCGACAAGGCCAGAACCCGTCAAAAAGGTGGATTTGGTTTGGGGTTATCCCTCGCTAAGCAGATTGTAGAAGCCTTCAAAGGGACCATTCAAGTCAAAGATAATAAACCCAAAGGGACCATCTTTGAAGTGAAATTATCCATTAAGACGGAAAGTCGTAAAAAAAATCGTTGA